DNA from Leptospira mayottensis 200901116:
CAGAAGACAGTTTAAGACGGGCCCTTAAATCCATTTAAAGGAAAGTTTATTTTATCGGTTTAAATATTTGGAATAGAATAAATCTATGTTTTGATTTTTAGAAGGAGGAAAGTTATATCACTCCGTAATCTTTCAATTCTTGTTCTGTAAGTTCGGTTATGTTAAGTACAATATCTAATTCGAATCCTTTTTTGAACATATTTCTGGCAGTTTCGATTTTACCTTCGATTCTTAATTTTTCGGTTGTTGTCATAATCTTAAAATCTGTTATATCACTCCGTGGTCTTTTAATTCTTGTTCTGTAAGTTCGGTAACCTTTAATACAAATTCTAAACTGGAACCTTCTTTGAACATCTTTCGGGCAGTTTTGATCTTATTTTTGAATTCACCTTTGAATTCACCTTTAATTTCACCTTTGATCTCACCTTCTTTTCTTAATTTTTCAGCTGTTGTCATGACTAAATCCTCGTATTCCTGATTAAACCTAGAATGACTGAATACGCTTGTAATTTCAGTCGGTTCGATTTCTCTTACATTAAATATATACAAAAACAGTTTTTGTAAAATTTCAACCCTTTTCGATTCGTTTTTTAGACTCGTTAAGAGTTCAAATATTTCTCCTAAATAGGCTAAAAATGAAGTATCCCCTTCCCAAATTTTTTGAACCACTCCTAAAATGACTCTTAGGGTGATACTTTCCAGTCGGCTTAGATCCACTTTGGACAGATCAAAAAATTCTAGTTCAAAATCAGGAATGTATTTTCTAAATACTTCCTCTTCGTTTTTGGAGAGTATAAATCTATCTTGAAAACTATTTCCTAAAGTCCAAGATCTTTCACCGTGATAGAATATAAACGGAATCACGACGGAATATTTTTTATCCGTCCTAAACTGAGACTTGTAGATTGCGGATATGTACCCTAATAGTTGGCTAAAGACTGCTTCATCCAAATAACTTTTGTGTTCAAATAGAAGATAAACGTTTGTTTTTTTCCCTGATTTCAGTGGGATCTGAAAGAGTAGATCGGTTTGTTCTTCTTTTAGACTTTCCGAAATAAAACTAGATTGTGTAAGTTCTAATTCGTTTAGGTCTAAAAGTTCGATTACATTTTCCGGTAAACTATTTTTAAAAAATAAAATCGCATCCTCTTTGTCCTGCAAAGTTTCCCGGATTAAACGGTCATGTGGGTTTGTCATATCAGACATGTAATTTTAAATAATGAATATTGCTTTATTTGTAAAGATTCATTTTCTTTTTTTACTGAGTAGTTCTTTGATTCAATCCTTAACTGTAATAGTTAGAAGTTAATCTTACACTCCGTTCTTGTTTATAACGAAAACTGTAAGTTGTCGAGATACTTATTCTTAGCTAATTCCTTCGTGTCAAGGAAT
Protein-coding regions in this window:
- a CDS encoding Rpn family recombination-promoting nuclease/putative transposase; the encoded protein is MSDMTNPHDRLIRETLQDKEDAILFFKNSLPENVIELLDLNELELTQSSFISESLKEEQTDLLFQIPLKSGKKTNVYLLFEHKSYLDEAVFSQLLGYISAIYKSQFRTDKKYSVVIPFIFYHGERSWTLGNSFQDRFILSKNEEEVFRKYIPDFELEFFDLSKVDLSRLESITLRVILGVVQKIWEGDTSFLAYLGEIFELLTSLKNESKRVEILQKLFLYIFNVREIEPTEITSVFSHSRFNQEYEDLVMTTAEKLRKEGEIKGEIKGEFKGEFKNKIKTARKMFKEGSSLEFVLKVTELTEQELKDHGVI